ggaTGGGACTCCCATTGCACCTCTTTCATATGTAACCTAAGACCTGATGTTAATATTTTCCATCAGTTGTTGGCCTTCTCGTTCTGGTATATTAAGTATCCATACCTGAGCTTTTGTCACATAATATATTATGAAGAGTAAAGACTTGTGTTGTGTAATCAATAATTGCCCATGCAGGAGAATAACCGACGCATGCTACTTAGAACCACCAATCATAATCACATATTTAATTTTCACGAGCTATAAGGTATCAAAATGTGATGTTAAATTGTTGTCTCATTGAAACAAATCAGAGAGATCAATTGAAATCTTCACTCTTTTCTTCTATGTTTGTTTTCTACTATATTTGTAGACATCGAAGAGATATATCGAAAATTATTGAGTTGCATAGTTAATACCACTTGCATATTTTTAGTAGAATACAATTTTGCTCAATCTACATAACTTTGGTGTAGAATAGGCATGTGAGAGATTTATTCAGGTAGTACCTGCTGCCCTATCAGAATGAGAATTAATATTCAATATGTATGTATTAGCATCAGATTACTGCTGAAATTGgtaatatgttatatttgatTAAAGAAAAATAGCAGATACTTTACTAATATTTGgatcttaaatttttttgacaTGGTTAAATTTTCCTCAGCAAGTAGCAGAATTGAAGCGAGGACCACAGAGAAAGGAGTCAAACTTCTTGACCTTATCCCACAACTTAGAAACCCTGCCACCGCCACCTTCACCTTCAACCCCAGGATTTTGATTCTGATCACCAACCTTTTTCACATTTACAGGAAAACAATTCATGAAACCCGCAACACCGATACCTCCAACATGAGCTTCGAAGAAGTCTTCCAAAGTCACCTGTTCCCCCTCCTTATTTTTTGTTGTCTTCACCTCGcttttcttttcttgtttcATAATCCTCTCATAATAGTCCTTGTTCCTCTTCTCCAACCCGTAAATCTGCCCCTGTAGATCCTCGATTTTCCGGCTCAGCATGCAAACCCTGTTATCCTCCCTTGACTTCAATACACACCTTGCAAGCTCAGCAGCCTTCCTTTTCAAAAAGAGTGATTCAGAAGCCAATCCTTTGTTCTCTTCCACCAATGCAGCCACTCTATACCCCAACATAGCATTGTCGTTCAGCAGAATCAACCGTTCTGAATCCAGCACATCCAACAGGTTCTTCTGCAGATCCATTTTCCTCATTGTCTCACCAGACCTCTTCTCTGCTAATGCAAGTTCACTCAAAACAATCTCATATTCCACCGTCTTTATTACCAAGTCTGCAATCATCAAATCAGCATCATTCTCTTTTGCTTGTACGACGGATACACTCGGAGGCTGGAACGACAGCGAACTTTCAGCATCTGAATCAATGACTTCTCCGGTATCTCCTTCATCAATCAACGAAGTTCCATCAAGTTTCAGTGAAGGAGCTGGGGACGAGCCTCGGCTGTGCTGGTGTTTCTGTTGGTTCTTGGCAAGTGCCTGACAGTATCGGTCGGCCAACGAGAGGTAACCATTATACAAATCCTGCAGTAAAGCCAGTAACTGTGGGCGTTCATGGTAGTAAGAATTGGCTCTTGCCGCAAAACTGTCACCAGCAGCAGCACTGTTTTCTTTTGGTGTTTTGCGTGTCAGCATCAGCTTCATCCGATCGTCAAAGTCTGTAAAAGTTGAAAATGAAATGCATTAAATGTAGATATCGGCATTATTTGGTTCACTAAGAAGTTTCAAATTTGAACTGTGCAAAAGAAATTTGAATGCCAAATGGACCACTGCAGGATGCTGCTGCCTATCCTTCCAAATTCAAAAGTATCATCAACACATTTGTATCGTTTACCAACTTGTTTGACACTAATTTATTACAGCATACGTATATATATCTGAATTTTAATGCCAGTCAAATTTAAATAATACGAAACATCATTTTATCCATTTGCAACTGTATAATATATTTATCGGGTTGATTACTGGATTACACAACGTAGCTATAACTGGTTGAAACTTAATTGGGGTAGTTGACAAAATAACATTggtcaaaaaaaatattttgataactGGATTACGGAATGTACTACTGGTTGAAACTTAATTGGAGTAGTTGGCGAAATAACATTggtcaaatatattttttttaaaaatgatattcTTACGTGTATTTGAAAACACTCATACATTTAGAAATGAAGTTTGACTAAGATTATTATACCAAATATAACTTAAACTTAAGTATACATACATTTATACTGTAGACAAGGTTCTAGTGtagaaattatataaaattattacgTATTAATCAATCTATGGTACACAAAAATGTTAACCAATAAATGGAAAGAAGGTGAATTCCTGaatcaatcaagaaaacaaaagatAAAAGTGTACTTTGTGCAGAAGAGAAGACAGAAGAACCATGTGAGTATCACCAGTTTTCtcaaaacgtgaaatcagaaTCAAATCAAAATACATCTATGACACTCCAAAAATCAGGGCAGAATTTTTTGACTTTTAACagatttttgtttaaattttgaacgtaaataaaaaataagtatgCAAGAAAATAGTAAAAAATACAGCTTTTTCGAGGAAAAAAATTAGTGGGTCCCCTAATTATAAAGGATTGAAAATGACTTGTCATTGGATTCTTCACTCAAAGCCAAGGAAGGGGAAATAATGTGAGGTCTCAATCTAAATTCATACCTCAGTCATGGTCCCacataacaatcgaatttcaaaacTTGGGTCTCTTTTAAATTTTGTATAGGAATCGAGTCCCACTCGAGttcaataaagaaaaaaaaattgtgtaggAATCTGTATAAATGATACACACAaccaaaaaaaagagagaatttTTAATAGCTTGAAACTAATTTTCGAACTGGCCATTCTTGAAATAATGAATTCAGAGAAAAGATGTGAAAAATGATCGCAGCAGTGGGGAGTTTATGGTTTATACCAGCAATGGAGCAAAGAAGCCAAGAGGGCTTGTTGTTGAAACTTCTGGTCCGCCGTGGCCCCGCAGCAGCACTAGCGACCGCGTCTCTGCCGCCGCCGCCAGTTTTCTCAGCCTTTGCTACCATTTTCGCGGACAAGGAATACCCTACATCACCGCAAGTTCAAAGAAGCATTAACAAGGGCAGGTGACCATTCATTAACTGcggcataattcaaaatttgacACAAATTCATGTGATAAAACAGTGTATTTAGTGGGACATCACCAATAAATAGATGGAGATAAAGCTACAGAATGCTACAATTCCACACAAATAACCAAATTGGAAAACAAAGAGTATGCCTATCTCATGTAATAAATACAACCGAAAACAAATAGAGAAACCAAACACACAATAATTATTAGCTTCAAAATCCATACCAAATCGACAAATCTCTCACAGACACTAACATAACCATCTCTTGACACTTAACAGCCACATTATTCTATAACTCCCACTCCTCAGAAAAATGGTCTTTTTTTTTGGCAGACAAAACATAGTCATCACAGCTCTTTTGAAGGAACTGCTCAAGAATTTGGTGTTTTTCTTACATGGGTTATGATTTTAAGAATGTAGTAAGTAGTGAAGAAGACAACAAGACAAAAAGAACAGCAGGGGAAGAAACTGACAGCtgcaagaaaaaaaaagaaggagaAGTACCTCAAGTTTTCAGCTCAGGATCTGGAAGTCTTCCTTCACAATGAAGCATGAAAAGGGTGAAAAAAcacagtgtgtgtgtgtgtgtgtgtgaaattCGAACATGGGATTGTGTCAATTTAGAGGGATGATATGTTGAGAATGGAGTAGATTATTGTAATAAAACCAACCAGGCTCGTCGAAGGGAAGGTGAACCCCCGCTAAGAATGATTTGAGTTTGGCCAATGAATGAACGACATGTGTCTCCAAGGAAGTTACAGCATTTAATGCTGCAGGGCTATGCTTTTTCTTTGGGAAATGGAAATTTAAGTAAAAgttattaatattaaatttagtttatttaattttctaaatttatattgatttttttttatttgtccTGAATTATAATAGAGAGATCAGtttaaattaacaaaataattttttcgaaaacttttatttaataaatttaaaattataattattatgtcTCTTAAATATTATGTTACTTAatatttctaatttatttttcttctaGAATTGGTTTCCCAAAGtatgataataataaaatttattaaatattgtaAATGATGAGTGTTTATTTGTGCATCAAAAGATTCGAAGCTGCGACCACTTAGTGCAGATTGAAGTTAGGCATGGTtaatattttgataatttatcTTATTCAATCTCATTATTATTTTggtcatattatttatttatattagtaAACAATGTACACGTGTGATGCgtgtataaaataacacttaTTACGTACATGAATAATGAACATTAATAAATTGAgttgatttataaaattttattataatttttaattattatttggataagaataataaaattttcttaaatatgtagtgtttaaatataatatgtgaatttttgaatattaaaattaattagatattgtatttataagtaaattatatgaaaaaaattaatatttaaatagataagttattttcataaaaattaattgaTCTAACAAAGTTAGATCATTAAACGTTTCAATCATTATATATAGTAtagatattaattattattcttatatcaataaaatcattaattatttattttaaatcaataaaATCATTGAATTTAAATTACAATATTACCCTAAACAActaatattattgatattttattaattaattaaaaaaatggtAAATTATCAACTTATCTtaaatttaatcaatcaaaCTAAACAAATTATTAGTCATCAATCAaagtaaatattatattaacattaattttttaattttttttccttattaCATTATATTATTTATCTACACATTATTGTCTTATCTTTAACTTAAAAGAGTATCTTAGTGACAAAGAATATCATCTGGTGTCATAAACATATCCCGATAGATCAAATGTGTGAAGAAACGTGAATTCAAACTCACATTAAAAACTAacttataattaatttttttgaaaaaaaagttgTATTTTTTCAAATCTTTAATTACTATTATATCTTATTTATTTACtcattataaatattaaaaaatatcttTTCATTTTACTCAATTCATTTGTTTGATTCATAATTAAAGCATTTTGGGGATAGCAACGGGATGAGACGGAGGTGGGTTTGTCACCCTCATTTTCATACaccgaaatatatatatactcgTCCCAATACCTGTTTTTTTCGGGTTCGAGGaatccccgaacccgaaccTGCGGGGATCAAATACCCATCTCCCTCTTTGTTTTCTTCGttgtttcaaaaatgttaatgagACGACCTGAACCCAAACTTAtgtttaatatcaatattattattaataatattattattactattattattgttaGGTTTAGAAACTctaacaatcttgattttgatgatataataaaacttattattgtgtttctaacatatttattcAAATGTGAAATTGTTAACTCAAGATGGAAACTGAAACTTGAATTTAACCAAAATGAAAACTTGGCAAGCTTCGtttttttgatgatatctcacaGCTCCTTAATCCAAATGACCAACAACTAAGACAAATGAATATAAAACTCAAATTCAGGATTAGTCTTACTTCACATCAGTTGGACTAAATAGGATGTTATCTAGGCAAACTGATGGTCGCAATATCAAATTGGTTGCACGAAAACAGCTATCAGTTGAGTGAGGAATTTTGGTCAACCTGATCAGCTCGGTTATCCAAATAAAACGATTCAGTATATGTTACGAAGCtaagacaatgatctacaaatcatattcacTGGTCAAAGTCTGAATTGGAGTGTAAGATATTGATAAACGATGATGAAAGTACTGGTTCTTCACATGATGAAACCAGCAAGGTTAATTTGAGTATATTTCATCAGTTTGGTTCAATTGAGCAAGTTCAATTAAGCAGATTCAGTTGACCAGATCAGA
This sequence is a window from Primulina tabacum isolate GXHZ01 chromosome 17, ASM2559414v2, whole genome shotgun sequence. Protein-coding genes within it:
- the LOC142531111 gene encoding kinase-interacting family protein-like; this encodes MVAKAEKTGGGGRDAVASAAAGPRRTRSFNNKPSWLLCSIADFDDRMKLMLTRKTPKENSAAAGDSFAARANSYYHERPQLLALLQDLYNGYLSLADRYCQALAKNQQKHQHSRGSSPAPSLKLDGTSLIDEGDTGEVIDSDAESSLSFQPPSVSVVQAKENDADLMIADLVIKTVEYEIVLSELALAEKRSGETMRKMDLQKNLLDVLDSERLILLNDNAMLGYRVAALVEENKGLASESLFLKRKAAELARCVLKSREDNRVCMLSRKIEDLQGQIYGLEKRNKDYYERIMKQEKKSEVKTTKNKEGEQVTLEDFFEAHVGGIGVAGFMNCFPVNVKKVGDQNQNPGVEGEGGGGRVSKLWDKVKKFDSFLCGPRFNSATC